CTCGGTAGTGGGAGTGGCTATGTTTCTATCTATAGGATGAAGAAGTGTAGAAAGAGCTATACTATAATGGTTGATATATCTCCATGTTCTGTTAGATCTAGCTGGGAATCGGCTAAGATAAATGGAATTGACGATCTTGTTGATGTTATACAATGTGATGCTGGTGCATGTATAAGAAGTATGTCGATTGATACAATATATTTCAATCCTCCGTATCTCCCAGTAGAAGAGTTTAACGATATTTTGTCTATTTCATGGAGTGGAGGAATAGATGGTATCACAGTTTGGAGTAAATTCTTTAATGAGTCTTACAGGATATGTAGAGATAATTGTAAGATAATATTCATAGTCTCTTCACTTCAGGATATAGGAAAAATAATTGATATCATATCTAGTATGTGTAACGAAATAGAGTTTTATATGTGTAAAGAATTCTTCTTTGAGACTATATGTAGTGTCATCACAAGGTGTAAGAAATGATTAGAGTCATACTTGTGGGTACCGAAGGGGAGATTAACCTAGGATTCATTGTGAGACTCTGTAGAAATTTTGATGTCGATGAACTTATACTTGTAAAGCCTCAGATAGATCCTTTCTCTGACGAGGTTAGAAGATTTGCAGCTAATGGCGCTATCTATATTGATAGTGGAAAAGTTAAAATATATGAAAATCTTGATGATGCTTTAAGGGGTATTGGAATTTCGGGATGTACTTCTTCGGTTATTGATGTTGATGGAGGAGATATAGTTAGGAAGGCTATAGAGTTAGAGGAATTTGCTAATATAGCATCTAAGTATAGTAGTATTGCAGTTGTATTTGGTAGGGAGAGTGTAGGGCTTACAAGAGAAGAGATATCTAAGTGTGATTTTCTAGTACATATAGCTTCAAACCCTGAGTATCCTGTTCTAAATCTAAGTCATGCTGTTGCAATAACGTTGTACATGCTATATAAAGTCCTTAGGAAACACTCTCTTTTTGACAGAATAGAACCTGCGCAAGAAAATGAGCTAAGAATTCTTGAAAAATATATTGATGAAATTGTAAATATAGTTGCTTCAGATGAGAAGCAGAGAGAGTCTTTTAGCCTTGTCTTTAAGAGATTTATTAGGAGAACAACTCTTTCACGAGCTGAAGTAGGACTTTTAACAACATTTATAAGGAGAATCTATAATAAGATTAGGGTTAGATAGTTAGAGAGGTGTAATCTATGCCACTAAAACCTGCTAGATGTTATACACATCAACAGAGACCACCATATACTAGAAAAGAGTATATACATGGAGTTCCATATCCAAAGATCACAAAGTTTGTCATGGGCAATGTACATCTCAATCCAGAAGTTATTGGCTATCTAGTTTCATTAGAACATGGAATAATAAGACATAATGCTCTTGAAGCTGCAAGAGTTATGGCACATAAATATCTAAGTACTGTAGCAGGAGAACAAAACTTTACCCTAATTATAAGAACATATCCACACCAAGTTTTAAGAGAGCATAAAATGATGGCATTTGCCGGTGCCGATAGATTACAAGAGGGGATGAGAAGAGCCTTTGGAAAACCTGTAGGTGTTGGTGCTGTGGTTGATCCTGAGACTATTATTGTAGAGATTCGCGGATTAAAACAACATGCAGAAGCGATTAAAGAGGCTCTTACGAGAGCCTCCTCTAAACTTCCAATTAAATGTAGAATAGATATTGTTTCTCTTAAGTAGATAGTATATGGATTTTTGTAAATATTATGATTTTGAATATGAGGAAATACATAGATATTTAGCAAATAAGAATATTGGTAGAGTCTTGCTTCAATTCCCTGAAGGCCTACAGCCCTGTATAGATAATGTTGTTGATGAGCTGAAGAGGAGGTTCCCAGATATAGAGTTCTATATATCGACTAACCCTAGCTATGGATCTTGTTTAGTAGATGAATACTCTGCTAGGGAAATAGGTGCACAGCTAATTATACATTTTGGACACTATGAATATCCAGGTTATAGACCATCAATAGATGTTCTCTATATAGGTGTTAAACGTCTAAATATCGATATTCAAACAATTGGTAGGATTCTAGATGATATATGTGGTGAGAAAAATATATCTAAGCTCTGCTTAGCAACAACGGCGCAACACATCAAAGATATATATATGGTTATAGATAGAGTAGAGAGATGTAAGATTTTTATTAAGGGAACTATATATGGCTGTATTCCATTGAATCCTGATAACTGTGATGCTATAGTCATTATAAGTGGAGGAAAATTCCACTGCATTTCACAGTCATTAGCATTATTATCTATGAATCCTAAACCTAGGATATTTTGTATAGATCCATATATACAAAGTGTTATAGATCCTGAGCCAGAGGTAGAGAAAATCCTTAGAACTAGGATGTGGAAGATGTTTCAGGCTTCTAATGCTAAAAAATGGCTTATTGTTACAGGATTCTATGGACAGTATCGAGAGAATATTGTTAAGAAACTAGTAGAGAAGCTAAAGAGTCTTGGAAAAGAATACAGAGTTGTAAAGAGTCTTAGATTTGATAGAGAAATTCTTGCTAATATAGATGCTGAACATAATTATGATGCTATTGTAGTGACCTCATGTCCATATATAGCATTTGATCTTAAGGACTATGGAAAACCTGTATTAACTGTTGGTGAAGCCTTTATGGTTCTAGAAAATAATTTCTCTTCCTATAGATATCCATGGTGATCCAATGTATGTTGAAAATAAGAAGACTTTAGAGATACTTCTTAGTGAAGTACCTAGGTTTCCAAGTCCTAATCGTTATCTAGAGCAATATGTATGTGATAGTACAATAGCATCTGAATTACTTTGGACTGCATATATGTATGGAGATATTGCTAATAACAATGTAGCTGATTTTGGATGTGGAACTGGTATCTTAAGCTATGGATCGCTTCTTCTAGGTGCTAAAAACGTCTATTGTATTGATATTGACTGTAACACTCTATTGATTGCAAAGAACTTCATACCTCAAATATTTACCAATATTCATTACATATGTAGTGATATTAATCATCTAGGTATTAGAGATATAGATACAATAGTTATGAATCCTCCTTTTGGAGTATATAGAAGAGGAATTGATATTATCTTTCTTACCAAAGGTTTTGAGAATAGACCTAAAGCTATATACTCTATACATAAATATAACTATGCTTCCAATAGACTTATATACGAAGTTGCCAATAAATTTAAGTATAAGGCTGAAGTATTAACCCTAGGATATATGTCTATACCACAAATATATGAAACACATAGGAAGCGTATCCATAGGTTTAGAATAGCTATATATAGATTCACGAGGATGGAGATCTGATGTCCTTACCCCCAAATAGCATTGTTTTACCTGGAGAAAAACTGTGTGTTGAAGAAGAATATATGCCATCTATAGGAACATATAGTGAAGAAGGTATAGTTAGAGCTGCCATTATCGGAAGAGTGCAGTATGATATCATCAATAGAAGGATATATATAAAATCTATAAAGAGTCCTGTGATTCCTAAAGCTGGAGATATAGTTATTGGAGTTGTAGAACAGATGAGAGATGAACTAGCAACAATTAATATAATTGGATACGACACCAATAATCTATTCAAACATAGTTTTACAGGTATTCTCCATATATCACAGGCATCTGAAACAAGAATTCCAACACTTTATGACGTTATAAGGGTTGGAGATATTATCAGAGCTAAAGTTTTAAATAACTATATACCGATACTACTATCAATTAAAGAACCTAGATTGGGGGTTATACAGGCGTATTGTTCTCGATGTGGATCTCCATTAATAAAATCGGGAGACAAACTTCGATGTAGCTTTTGTGGAAATATTGAGAATAGAAAAATAGCATTTGACTATATATTGAGGGGTAAATAGATATGTCTAAGGCTAAGGACATCTATGTTGAAAGAATATACACATATTCTTGTCCAAATGTAGATTTTTGTCTCAATATCCTTGAAAAGATAGATGAGGAGCTCTCTCTAGAGAGTGATATACATGTAGAGTTTAAGAATAATAAACTCATATTTAGGGTCATAGGTCTTGAACCAAATGTTATATCCTCCATTAATAAGATTAGAAACTATATTTCATCACTACAGCTTGTAAGAAGCTTAAATCCTGGTAGAGGTATTAGTAGTGATGATATTGCTAAACTTATTAGAAAAACAATACCATTAGATGTTCTGGGGGAGGTAATTAAACGTGATCTTGGAGCTCATGTTAAGATAGATAAGGGGGTTATATATGTAGATATAGATCTAGATACCTTGCTATCCTATGCAGAGAGAGTATCAAGAGCTATGGACAAGGTATCTGGATTGAGTTTCTCATATAGCTTAAAGAAGCTGTTTATTGCTACAATAGCTTTATATGACTCTAATCCAATGGAAGTACTTAAGATATTACAAGATAATAATCTTCTTAATGAGAATCTAGAACTCGTAGTCCCATGGACAAAAGCCTTAGATATTCTTGAAGATATTCTTTCTGTTGAAAGCCAATAACTTTAAAACTCTACACTAATTGTATATTCATATAAAATGGTGTATTAGATATGGGTATATCGGTAGAGCTAAAGAAGTATACCGATAGGGAACTAAGATTTATTCTCTATGATGAAGATAAACACTCTCTACCAAATCTAATAACAAAAATAGCTCTATCTAAACCAAGTGTTACATATGCAGCATATATACTTCAACATCCAATTACATCATATCCTGAAATAGTTATAATGACTGATGGCTCTAGAGATCCTTTAGAAATATTAAAAGAGGTTATAGAGGATATCAAGAATATGGCAAAACAATTCCTAGCATCATTAAATGAGGCTTTATCTAATGCATCTAAAGAAGGAGTCAAGAATACTAATTCTAAGTAGAATTGAAAATAGTATTATAGGAATAGTCCTTCGAGGCATTTTAGGGATTGAAAATAGTATAGTCTTTAACGATTGTCATACTCTTCAAGGATTTCTATCCAGCAAAAAGGGATTGGCAGGCGAAATAAACTATATAATTCTCTTTGAGGATATATGTAGAGAGATGCTATCTAGTGATCACAGGGTTATATCTATAGATGATATAAATGATAATGAAATAAGAAATACCGTTATTGAGATCTATAGAATTATTAATATTGCTAAGCTAAAGTTCTTGAGAATGAAGATAGTAGAATTATATGGATAAAAATAACCATTAGATAGATGGTAACAATAATAGTATAGATATTTATATCTGATATCTATTTATAGCTATGAGATGATGCAGGTTTTAAGGACTGAGAAGTGATGATAAACCCACGCGTTGATCATTAAAGCTATTTGTATTCCTCTAACAACCTCATTACTATTTCCCTAGTTTTCTGTGGATCCGCTCTACCACTAGTCTTCTTCATTATCGCTCCTATGAGGAAGTTTATAGCCTTTGGATTCTCTATAGCATCTCTAACAGCCTTTGGATTCTCCCTAAATACTTCTCTCGCAATACTCTCTATATATCTCTCATCTTCTATCTTTGTATAACCTGTCTTCATAACCATTTCCTCAACATCTATACCATCTCTAACTACCTTTGGCATCAATTCCTTTAACATCTTTATAGATATTATACCCTCATCGAGAAGCTTAAGAAGTTTCACAACTTTCTCTGGACTAATACTCCTATATCGCAAATCTATTGAGTATTCCTTTACCCATCTAAGAAAATCCGTTATAAGTACATCTGCAAGCTTTTTATAGTTACTATAAATCTTTGTACATTCCTCAAAGAAATCAGCTAATGACTTATTTAGGACAAGAACTGAAGCTCTATATTCATCTAGGCCATACTGTTTCATAAACCTCTCTATCCTTGCATCTGGTAGCTCTGGTAGTGCTGATACTATCTTGTTTATGTATTCATCTGTTAGCAATATTGGGGGTAGATCTGGATCAGGAAAATATCTATAGTCTTCCTCCATCTCTTTAGATCTCAGAGGAATAGTAACACCTTTCTTCTCATCCCAATGTCTTGTTTCTCTAGTAACAACTCCTCCCTGCTCAATAATTCTCTTCTGCCTAATTATTTCAAATGTTAAAGCTCTCTCTACATCTTTTACAGATCCTATATTCTTAACCTCCACTCTTCCACCACCCTCTATAGATATATTAGCATCAACTCTAAATGCACCCTCTAGTGCAGTATCTGTAACACCTATATATTCAAGAATTGCAAGAAGTTTCTCCAAAAATGCTCTAGCCTCCTTAGGACTCTCCATATCTGGTTCAGTTACTATCTCTAGCAACGCTATCCCCGATCTATTATAGTCTATAAGGCTATACGGGCTCCTCTCTATATCCCCTATATACTGTATCTTTCCTGGGTCCTCCTCAATATTTATCCTTCTGATCCTAACAATCTTTGTTTTTCCATCAACGAAAATCTTTATATATCCATTCTTAGCTATAGGTGTAAAACCAGGTCCATCATATTGTGATATCTGATAATTCTTAGGTAGATCTGGATAGAAGTAATGTTTTCTTACAAATATAACCTTTCTACTAATTTCACAGTTAAGAGCCTTAGCAACAGCAATAGCATATTCTATAGCTTTCCTATTAACTACAGGTAAAGTTCCTGGTAGTCCAAGGCATACAGGGCATACATGGATATTTGGATCTTTTCCTCTGTAGTCAGATGGTGTTGGACAGAATAATTTTGTCTTTAGATTAGTCATCTGGACATGTATCTCTAATCCTATTACCACTCTCATCCTTACACCTCTGCAATAAGATCTTTATAACCTATGGCATTCTCAAGCTGATTTGATAGATAGAGAATTATAGGTTCATTTAGTGGTTTAGACATTATCTGTAGACCTACAGGTAGTCTATTGCTAAACCCTATAGGGATACTTATAGCTGGAGCCCCTATTAGATTAGCAATAACAGTATTTATATCGGATAGATACATCTTTATCGGATCTTCTATAAATTCTCCTAACCTTGGGGGAAGTATGGGCATTGTAGGACTTACAACAGCATCAAACCTCTTAAAAATTTCATTGAATTTATCTCTAAGCATTCTCCTAAATCTAAGTGCTCTGATATAATACATCTCTCTATATCCAATACTAAGAACATAGGCTCCAAGGGCTATTCTCTTCTTAACCTCATAGCCAAAGCCCTCAGTTCTTACATCACTATATACATCTATCCAATCCCTATTCTCTACACTCTTCCTCAGACCATATCTAATACCATCATATCTAGCGAGATTAGAGCTAGCCTCAGCCATTGCTATAATGTAGTAAGCTGCAACTATCTGTCTAGTATACGGTATGGAGAGTTCTTCGCATATATGATAACCGCATAGCTTATCTACAGCTTTATATGCAATAGATTTTACACTATCTTCAGATCCCTCAAAAAGCTCTTTTATAATGCCTATACGGAGCTTTGGCTCATCATAGATAAGCCTATCCATTAATTCGACATAGTTCTGCTTCTGTATCAATATAGATGTTGAATCCCTTTCATCATATCCAGAAATAATATTTAATAATATAGCTAGATCCCTTGTATTTCTAGCCATAGGCCCTATCTGATCTAGACTACTACCATATGCTATTAAACCATATCTACTCACAAGACCATATGTAGGCTTCAAACCATATGTAGCTGTAAAAGCTGCAGGATTCCTTATAGACCCCCCAGTATCAGATCCAAGAGCAAGACTTGTCTCACCTGCTACAAGTGCAGCTGCACTTCCACCAGAGGAACCACCAGGACTCCTTTCAAGATCCCATGGATTTCTAGTAGGATAGAAAGCACTGGTCTCTGTAGTTGACCCCATTGCAAATTCGTCCATATTCGTCTTACCTATTATAATACCTCCAGCAGCCTTTATTCTCTCTATAACTGTTGCATCATAAGGAGGAATATAGTTTTCAAGCATTTTAGAGGCACATGTAGTTCTAATCCCTTTTGTCGATATATTATCTTTTACAGCTATTGCTATACCAAATAGAGGTGGTAGAACTCTACTATCCCTAAATCTCTTAACAAGCTCTTCAGCATATCTAAGAGTCTCCTCCCTCGGTATAATAGTAATATATGCTCTAACCTTGTTTTCAGCCCTATCAATTCTATCATAGATAGCCTCTACATATTCAAAAACTTTTGTTGGATCTACAGAAAACTCTTCCAGCAGTCTATACACAGGCATAGATATGTATCTAGACATAGCTATTCAACCACAGTTCTAGGAGCCTTAACAAAACCATTAACGAGCTCCGCATTAGATAGATTCTCACGTGTCGTATCTAAAGCCCCTATAACCTCGTCATCCCTCATAAAACCCTCTACATCATGTACATAGTATAGAGGCTCATAGTTGTCAAGACCCTCCACAGCCATGATCTCATTGAATAAAGAAACTATCTTCTCTATCTCAACAACAAGCTTCTTCTTCTCATCATCACTAAATCTTATGAGTACCAATTTCTCAAGATATTTAACCACATCTTCATGGCTCTTAATATATATTCACCTCACATCTATTTTGCTAGATAGAGCTCTGTTAATCCTTAAAAATATTACAAGAATACTTATATTCCCTATCACTACAATGTATTGTTAATGGTGTAAATAATGATATTTCCAACGAAATTCGTTGAATGGAAAGAGGTTAATGATTTGAGCTGGCTCTTAGCCAAAAAGATAAAGAATTCTGGCTGGATCCCTAGCACTATTGTTGCTGTTGGTAGAGGAGGTCTTGTTGTTGCAAGAATATTAAGCGATCTACTTGGTATTGACAAGCTTTTGGCCATATCTATAAAATGGTATGAACCAGCGAAAAAGGGTTGGGAGACATATCTAGCTGATCTAATTAGAGCTTTCTATAGATCCCATGAAAATGGGATCCCTCTAGAAAACGAAATTGCAAATGTTGTGAAGAATCTTAGAATTAGTATCTCTGTTGAGATGAGGGCGGATTTGACTAACCAAAGCGTTTTACTTGTTGAAGAGATTACTGCAACAGGTATGCATTTCAAGGTAGCTAAAGAAATTGTTGGTAGCTGGGGTGCCAAGGAAGTTAAGACAGCTACACTTGTGTGGAAGGGGCCTACTGTTATAGAGCCCGATTACTATGTTGTTAAACCTGGGAGATTTGTGTGGTTCCAATTTCCATGGTCTAGACTAAACGATTATATACAATTCATAGGCGTTATGACTATAGAGGAGTCTAGAAAGAGGAAGAGATATACATGGTCCATGGACGAGCTAGCTGAGCTCTTCAGAGTATGGTATGGTATGAAGCCTGATCCTAGATATTTTGAGGAAGCACTAAATGTGTTGAATAGTCACGGCGTTATCAAGATCTTGGATAGAAATAGCGTTGTAATCAGTACATAGTAGTGATTATTCCTCGCTCATAATTGTTATACCCTCGAATACCTCCTCTAAAGCTTTTTTCCTCTTTCTAGCTTCTGCCTCTTCGAATGTCCCCTTAACAATGATTTCATATAGTCTTGCTTCCTTACCTGGCATAGGTCTTAGAAGTCTACCCAACCTCTGTATGAATTGTCTTCTTGAACCTGTGCCTGCAAATATTATTCCTACATTTGCATCTGGTATATCTATACCCTCGTCACCAACTGTTGTGAGAACTATAATCTTAACCATATTATTCTTAAACATTTCTAGTCTTCTCCTCCTTGTATCTTCATCTAGCTCACCTGTTATGTATACTGTATTTAGAATCTCTGCTAATTTCTCTGCCTGTTCTATATACTGTGTAAATACTATTATCTTACTGTTATTCTCTAGCTCTCTATTAACAATAGCTTTAAGAGCTTCTATCTTCTCCTTAGCATTATGTACAAGACTTCTAATTTCTGCTCTAGTCTTTAATGCTTCAAGAGCTGCCACATCACCTCTCTTTGCATCTTCTAACAATGTTTGAAATTCTCTCCCTCCAGCCAACTTCTTGTATTTTTCAAGAAGCTTTCTATACTTCTCCTTCTCCTCCTTAGTCAGAGAAACTTTAATGGTTTTTACAGTAAATGGAGCTATATACCCTTTTTCTGCAAGCTCAGATACAGATTTACTATAGACTATACCTCCCATAAGCGGAAAGAGATCTACATGCCTACCATCTTCTCTTATTACAGTTGCAGAAAGCCCAAGTCTCTTTCTAGCAAACATATTTTCAGCTATATACCTAAATTTATCTGCTGGAAGATGATGGACCTCATCTATGATAAGAAATGAGAAATATGGAGAGAGAGATGATACATATCTAAATGCTGATTGATATGTTGTTATAGTTATTGGAGCAATTCTCTTTTCTGAGCCATAGTAATAGCCTATCATAGACCGGGGAATATCTGTAAAACTCACTATCTTTTCAGCCCAATGAAACATTTGCTCTTTTGTAAATGTGACTATAAGTGTCTTTTCACTAAGCTCTGCTATAGCGGCAATAGCTATAATGGTCTTTCCAGTACCTGTGGGAAGGGCTATTATCCCCCTATAGCTATTTTTTCTCCATGCCTCTAAAGCCTCCTGTTGATAATCTCTCAAATCTCCCTTAAACATTACTTTAATTGGTAGTTCTATTCTTTCTTTTATATCTATCTCACTATGTATAACAATATTCCTTTTCCTAAGACTGTCAAGAACATCGAAAAGATACATAGGTTTAACTAGCTTAAACCATTTATTATTCTTATCATATATGAGAATCCCCTTCTCCCTAAAATCCTTAACTAGATCTCCTAGAAATACCTTTGGAATTATAACTATATCATTAGAAACTCTTCTAATGATAACCCTAGGCATATACTCCTCCAATAACTTCTTTAGATCTTCTATAGAGCCCTCCTCAAACTCTACACTATATCCCTCAACTAGATCTAGAACCTCATTAGGTGAAAGAGAACCACTTCTTATAGACTCAGAAAGCTTATTAAAATCAACCATAAATCTAGAAAATCCATTCTCTCTACCTAGGTATCTAGAAAACTTTAGGAAAAGCCTAAAATCATCCTCATCTATCCACTCATCAGTTCCAAAGATAATCCTACTCATTATCAACACCAGAGTATAGTCTATTAGATACTAGCTATACAAGAGCTAAAAAATGTAGAGACAATATAGAATGTATTAGGATTGCAAGAAAATTCAAAATCGTTTATAAACACGATATACAATCTTATATAGAACCTATTACTAATCTTAGTAGACTACTTCATATCCAATTATCTTTGGCTTAACATCATAATTGAATAGCACTTTCATTATCTCTGGAATAGCTATACTCATTATCATTGGTATCTCTATTTCGTTATCTATAGGAATTAAAAGCCCCATATCATCTCCAGAGCCATATACATATCCCCTATATCTATCCAGAACCTTCTGAACTAATGACAGTGGAATATTCTTTGCTATATCCTTTGCAAACTGTATGATGACTGCTATAGGGTATACCTCATCTATTGAAATAATATATTCAAAAAAGATAGCAGAGTAACTCACCTTATCAGAGAGATCCATTATAAAACCAATGATATTAGAACCTAATATCCTCGCTTCTTCAAATCCCATAAACACTAGATATCTATCACTAATGAATTCTCTTAGTATCTCAGCTATATCTTCTATCTTTATATAGACCACCTATTACTAGTAAATAAGAAAGCTATATTCCTTAAAGAATGCTTATGATGTGCTATAACTATAGCTAGAAGTCTAGAAGTGAAGCAAAGATATTTTAACCAAGTTTAACAATATTATACATGGTTTTGTATATGAGCATCAAAATACCACTAATACTATTTCTCATCATATTGCTTCCTAGTATATTATCAGTATTAGCCCATAATGACTATACCAATGCTATAGATGCTTTTTCCAAGCACTTAAATCTAATGACTATTCTATTCTAAAACCATATCTAGATTCTAATATGAGTAAAGTATTTGGTGAAAATGAGTTTAGAAATTTTAGAGAAGCTATATACTCTAGCTGTGGAGAGCTCTATAACTATAGCTTTATTAGAGAGGAGACACAGGATAGATATGTCTATGCTTATTATACTTTCCATTTTAATAAATCTGATATAACATTTAGAATAGTTCTTAGTAAAATTGATGATGAATACAAAATATCTGGACTATGGATAATATCAATAGCTCCAAGAGGACATGTAGTTAGTATATTTATTGCATTTTTATTGTCTATAATGGGAGGGTTATTAGGTTTATTAACATTCTATCTACTTGGTTTTAAGAAAATAAGTATCTCAATGATGGTGTGGGGCTCTTTCTAGTAGTACTAACAATATTAATTCAGCCATATATTCAAAGCATACCATTCTTTATAATGGGCATAACAACGTCTTCAGAGATTATAGAGAGAGGTCTGATCTTTGTAATATTTGCTTCAATTTACATAGGTATAGTATCTGGCTTTTTCCAAGAACCTTTAAAATATTTGTTGTCTAGGGGTAAGGAGGTAGAGGTGGCTTTATTCATTGGTTTAGGTTTTGGTTTAGAGGAAGCAGTATTGCTACCTCTTCTCCAATATGGACAGATAATAGCATTGGG
Above is a genomic segment from Ignisphaera aggregans DSM 17230 containing:
- a CDS encoding LSU ribosomal protein L10AE (COGs: COG0197 Ribosomal protein L16/L10E~InterPro IPR016180:IPR018255~KEGG: smr:Smar_0629 50S ribosomal protein L10e~PFAM: Ribosomal protein L10e/L16~SPTR: A3DM76 50S ribosomal protein L10e~PFAM: Ribosomal protein L16p/L10e~TIGRFAM: ribosomal protein L10.e), with protein sequence MPLKPARCYTHQQRPPYTRKEYIHGVPYPKITKFVMGNVHLNPEVIGYLVSLEHGIIRHNALEAARVMAHKYLSTVAGEQNFTLIIRTYPHQVLREHKMMAFAGADRLQEGMRRAFGKPVGVGAVVDPETIIVEIRGLKQHAEAIKEALTRASSKLPIKCRIDIVSLK
- a CDS encoding diphthamide biosynthesis protein (COGs: COG1736 Diphthamide synthase subunit DPH2~InterPro IPR002728~KEGG: sid:M164_1855 diphthamide biosynthesis protein~SPTR: C4KIP4 Diphthamide biosynthesis protein~TIGRFAM: diphthamide biosynthesis protein~PFAM: Putative diphthamide synthesis protein~TIGRFAM: diphthamide biosynthesis protein 2-related domain) — its product is MDFCKYYDFEYEEIHRYLANKNIGRVLLQFPEGLQPCIDNVVDELKRRFPDIEFYISTNPSYGSCLVDEYSAREIGAQLIIHFGHYEYPGYRPSIDVLYIGVKRLNIDIQTIGRILDDICGEKNISKLCLATTAQHIKDIYMVIDRVERCKIFIKGTIYGCIPLNPDNCDAIVIISGGKFHCISQSLALLSMNPKPRIFCIDPYIQSVIDPEPEVEKILRTRMWKMFQASNAKKWLIVTGFYGQYRENIVKKLVEKLKSLGKEYRVVKSLRFDREILANIDAEHNYDAIVVTSCPYIAFDLKDYGKPVLTVGEAFMVLENNFSSYRYPW
- a CDS encoding RNA-binding S1 domain-containing protein (COGs: COG1096 RNA-binding protein (consists of S1 domain and a Zn-ribbon domain)~InterPro IPR003029~KEGG: smr:Smar_0634 RNA-binding S1 domain-containing protein~SPTR: A3DM80 RNA binding S1 domain protein~PFAM: Exosome component EXOSC1/CSL4): MSLPPNSIVLPGEKLCVEEEYMPSIGTYSEEGIVRAAIIGRVQYDIINRRIYIKSIKSPVIPKAGDIVIGVVEQMRDELATINIIGYDTNNLFKHSFTGILHISQASETRIPTLYDVIRVGDIIRAKVLNNYIPILLSIKEPRLGVIQAYCSRCGSPLIKSGDKLRCSFCGNIENRKIAFDYILRGK
- a CDS encoding tRNA/rRNA methyltransferase (SpoU) (COGs: COG0565 rRNA methylase~InterPro IPR001537~KEGG: hbu:Hbut_1655 rRNA methylase~PFAM: tRNA/rRNA methyltransferase (SpoU)~SPTR: A2BNA8 rRNA methylase~PFAM: SpoU rRNA Methylase family~TIGRFAM: RNA methyltransferase, TrmH family, group 1), translated to MIRVILVGTEGEINLGFIVRLCRNFDVDELILVKPQIDPFSDEVRRFAANGAIYIDSGKVKIYENLDDALRGIGISGCTSSVIDVDGGDIVRKAIELEEFANIASKYSSIAVVFGRESVGLTREEISKCDFLVHIASNPEYPVLNLSHAVAITLYMLYKVLRKHSLFDRIEPAQENELRILEKYIDEIVNIVASDEKQRESFSLVFKRFIRRTTLSRAEVGLLTTFIRRIYNKIRVR
- a CDS encoding methylase (COGs: COG2890 Methylase of polypeptide chain release factors~InterPro IPR002052:IPR004557~KEGG: hbu:Hbut_1656 hypothetical protein~SPTR: A2BNA9 Conserved archaeal protein~TIGRFAM: methylase~PFAM: Methyltransferase small domain~TIGRFAM: HemK-related putative methylase), which codes for MSEIALLLSDKVYNPSDDSYILTKTISDIDNCLSIALELGSGSGYVSIYRMKKCRKSYTIMVDISPCSVRSSWESAKINGIDDLVDVIQCDAGACIRSMSIDTIYFNPPYLPVEEFNDILSISWSGGIDGITVWSKFFNESYRICRDNCKIIFIVSSLQDIGKIIDIISSMCNEIEFYMCKEFFFETICSVITRCKK
- a CDS encoding DNA methylase (COGs: COG2263 RNA methylase~InterPro IPR002052~KEGG: dka:DKAM_1413 predicted DNA methylase~SPTR: B8D6K8 Predicted DNA methylase~PFAM: Methyltransferase small domain), giving the protein MYVENKKTLEILLSEVPRFPSPNRYLEQYVCDSTIASELLWTAYMYGDIANNNVADFGCGTGILSYGSLLLGAKNVYCIDIDCNTLLIAKNFIPQIFTNIHYICSDINHLGIRDIDTIVMNPPFGVYRRGIDIIFLTKGFENRPKAIYSIHKYNYASNRLIYEVANKFKYKAEVLTLGYMSIPQIYETHRKRIHRFRIAIYRFTRMEI